In Paralichthys olivaceus isolate ysfri-2021 chromosome 12, ASM2471397v2, whole genome shotgun sequence, the genomic window aaaatgtacacggcgaaacttttttcattaagatgTATGAGTGTTCTTACTTAAGTCCACCGTGGCCTTTGATGGGATATCGCACAGTGAGCAGAGCCCCTTCTAAAACCATCCCCtgaagaggagacagacagtttcacatttttaacTGCAAGTAAAACTCTCTGCAGCCTTTACAATAAAAAGACTTCTTCACTATTTAACTACTTGTATTATGTCTCCTGTGTAAACACACCAGATATGAGAGCTAAGCAAAAAGTGCAACTGTAAAACTAGGGGTGAAAAACAAGttaattgtttatattttattgattaagCTGCTGGTTATTTTCAAGATTCATCATTCCATccataaaatatttacaacgaagctttctcttttttttttgaaaactgTTTGTCCCACAACTTTTTCTTTCCAAAATCAGTTTAAAGTGACTTGTGAATGTCCCCGTTATTCTGATGGATGGAAAATTAATGAATGCTCACTCTTGGCTTTGTCCTGCTGAGTGTTCATGTTTATTAAGAGTTTgctgatgtttgaaatgtcCTAAAAGAACACGACATACATTAAAACACTGGATTGCTCGGTCACAGTCTTCCATTCTTGTGTAGTTCACAAAGGCACATTCGTGTTCGAGCAGCATCTTGATGCTGTAGATCACTCCAACtctgggaaagaaaaaagaaaagaaaaaaaggagggtTGTAAGTGATTCGGATGATTTGATCGAATCTTAAATTCAGATTGAACAAAAGTGTGTTGAGAGGCGTGAAGAAGCTCAGACTGTGGTGCTTCACCTGCTGAAGAGCTCATGAAGTAAAGCGTAGGTGACGGCCGGAGCCAAGGAGCCAACCCAAATGGAGAAAAGCTCCCTTTGTGCAAAAGAGAGgagataaaacaacaatttaaaattATACCACACAGTGGGAACACActttaaaattcagtttcaaTTCATACAATCTTACAAATACTTAGAACTTACGGTTTCACAGAACCCCTCAAATGACGAGTCGGCGACTCAGATTTCGATCCGTTTTGCAGCGGATCAGAAATCAGACCAGACACTTTGACCTGCTGCCCTCTGGAACGATTTGCTTGTAGGACGGTCCACTCTTCGTCCTCGCCCTCGTCTTCCTGCAGCGAGGGTTCGTCTGTATTGTCCTCGCTGACACCGGCACCTGAAGAGAGCGAACAGACCGAAGGCTCAAGAAACAGGACATCATCAAAGTGTCTTCGCAGATTTCATCTTTTGGAAACACTGATATTTACCTTGAGGAGTATTGTGACCAGCAAACAGAGCTTCCACGGCTTCCTCTAACGTGACGTGAGTTTTCAGGGCCTCGTTGCTCTGTGCCCAGCTGAAGCCCATTTCCTGaattgaaagaaaacattttcaagcGCCTAAAACAGAactttggaaacgctgctgatgttggtttagtttgaaaacttcagAGCTGCGTTGTTGATGTTAGGAAACGATGATGCATTCATTTTCTGATTGGTTCATTCACAGTTTTCAACTCTGTCACAAATCCAATAAACTccttttaaaagtaaatgtttcCTTCTAAACTGCTGTACATGAGTTTTCCTACCATGAGGTGCAGTGTCTGTGCTCGTTTCAACTCTTGCTTGGCTTCAGCACTCGAActctccagctgcagcacctCCTCATAGATCAGCGAGGCCTCATAGTATCtctgcagaaaaaataaaacaaaagcaatgaGCAATTTTAAAAGACCAAGTGATAAAACTTGAGTATCTGTGTCTAAAGGCACAGAAAGTAAAACAAGTAGCAGTACAGGATAAACAGTGATTTACCTTGAGCCCACACAGAGCTTTCCCCTTCCTGAATAAACCTTTTATCCAGTTTGGCGCCATGCAGAGCGCCAGATCAGCATCTCTGAGAGCATTTTCAAACTGCTCCGTTCTTTCATAACAGAGGGACCGATTTCCAAACAacctgaaacaaaataaattattagcAGACGCTGCTTCTGGGTGCTTTAATACAAGCTGCACTAAACTTAGCTCCATGTTCTTACCTGTATTCCCTTGGGTTGAATTTAATGGCGTCAGTAAAGCATTTAATCGCCATCTCAAACTGCCCGGAAGCCGCCAAACGATTGCCTGTACCTGGAAGAACGGTTGTGTTTGTCGAGTCGTTGCTTTCACGTGTTTGTTTTACATCCAAGTATCAgtttgaataaatgttaaaaGGTAAATAGAACTCACCAGCCagctctctgcttctctttgcgTGCTCCTCTGCGGTTggatctgttgttttctgtaattgttaaaaggtcaaagtgagACCTCTAAGTACAATTTCAGGCTCTTATTGGGAAACATTACATTTGTGTTTCCATCGCTCCCACCTCTTCATTGGCCTCatgtttctcctcctttttcttttgaacCACAGGATTTTCCACAACTTTAGGCTTCTCCTCCTTGAGCTGCGGAACTTCCACTAATTTGCTTTTCTGTGCAGGCTTCTGGTTACATGTCTCCTCGGGCACCGATTTAACAGCATATGAATTATTGAAATCCAACTCCTGTGGGCAACAAGACAAGGCGGTTGTTTATGGACAATTCTCTTGTTGATGTGAACATGCAACTTTGCCACTTTCTATTTGGACGCCATCATCtaaatgaacacaacacaaagaaaagtacatttttcacaaaccttttcttcttcttcttcttttatattAATTGTAGCAAGAATTTCTCGTCCAGCAGCCTCGGTTGCATTTGGAGTTTTATCACATTCTGGGGATTTATTTGCTTCTGCATTATTTTCAGTAGAAGGACTTTCTTCCTGAATTTTGGAGGAGTCAGACTTGCCTGATTCCTCCTCCTGAAATATCAAAACAAGTTACATCAGAGCGGCTGTGAAACAGCTTTGAGGTCTGGATTTTATTTCTGAACCTTGAGACTCATTTGTTAATCATTCATAGAAATATGAGTAACACAAGACTTACAGGTAAAATGTTTTGGACTGCATTCTCCTTTTCTActcgtttcttttcttttttacgctggaaaaaataaactcttttgtGAGACATtgccccaaaaaaaaaacaaagaagaacaaaaaaaaaaattcagaatcATGTCAACACTCACCATTTTTTTACGCTtgttcttctcctttttctccttgCATCGCTCGTCTTCTGCTTTTGTTATCATTTCTAGTTTATCAGCCATCTgggcaggggaaaaaaaaaacatgtatagGGATAATGGTTGATTGACGAGCACCGGTTCTCAgctagaaaaagaaaattcaaaatgtacaTCCCTAAGTCCAATAAAATGTTTCTGCCAAATTAGAAGAAATACCCTCAAAGATTTCTTGAGAGacaaaaaatgtgaaatcacaACAGTTTGACCACcaagaaaaatctaattatttCCAGATTCCAGGTGAACTTTTCAGTCAAATTGAAGGGATTTCTTCAGGGAGCTCCTGAGATATTGCATTCTTTAAACCAAATGTGCCTTTTGAGATGTCCACTCTCAGTTCATCAGTGAGTTTAATTAAACCTTCATACCAAAATTTTAGGGGGAAAAGTCTCTCAAACATtctgagatatcacattcacaagaacggaacagacttaaaaacaaaaggcctccagctgctgcagaggcatgaaaatgaaagaagtgCATTACCTCATCAGTGAGTTCTGTAATTCGTGAATGTGGCTCTTTAGGTTGATGAGCAGCTTTGTGTGAATAAaaaccatcatcttcatcatcatcatcatcatcatcacaatcaCTGACATCTGAATATGAGAAGTCTTCTTCGGGGTAGAAGGGCTTAGTAtctaaatataacaaaaatacaGAGTGAACATACACATCGTAGAAACCctgaaagacatttttaatcatTGAAAATAACActattaacaataatacaatCTAAACGGTTTCACCTTGATTGCAAGGTACTAAATGTGATGATAAATAGAATATCTATTTGATTGCTGCAACATTGACTACAACTGCACAGTGGACTTTGGACTTTATACAAGTCTGAACATTTTCTATGCAGACAAACCTCCACTAAGAAGAGAAGTTAGACAACTGGGATGGAGACAAATGCATCAccagtgtttctgtttccaaCACTCAACTATGACACAAGTGTACCGCCCACTCCCTGGTCAAAGGTTCCATCTTTAACTCTACCCTCCCCTGTCACTTTGAGAGTCAGTTCAGAAGAAAGCCTTACTGAAGACACCAGTGGATAATATTTTCATGAAGTGATCAGCTCCTTGTATGCGCACCATGTTGGACCTAAGTAAATCGGCCACGGCTTCCTGGAAGAAGAACAGAATAGAATTATCAGTGACTTACAATGCACAATTCAAAGTAGGGCTGAAAAACAATTAGTTGATGATGTTGAAGAATGAAAATTCTGTGGTTAATTCAGAGGAGTTTTATTCACTGGGCAACGGCGACAGATGACACAACAAGGCAATACAATTCTGTATCGTAACAGGAAGGCAACCTGGGCAGGCTAATTTACAACATGGGGAGTTTTAAAGCAGGTATCTGTCAATGATGTAAAACAGTTTGTCTCAGCACAAAGtttaatgtcatgaagacaaGAAGGAACTTGATGTAGATGCATGAAGAAACTGAAAGTACTCACTTGACTGAAAGGAaaattcacaaacaaaaactaaccaactaactaacTTCGTttagaagaagacagagaaatgACCAGTAAGTGGATCTTTGAGTTAACAGATGGAAATGTTTGAGACAATAAAACAGGGAtgacattttattctattctattataaTAATGATCAGGAAATTGAATTCGTTACACGTCACCAGTAATTGTGCTGTGGAAAGTACACCTGACGACGTGTTGCCAGGAGGACTCACAAAACCAGAAAGACCGGTTTGTGTTCCCACttcacaataaacacaaagtgtGAGTCCAACTCGTGACAAACTTACCTGTAACATCGAAGCGTCAACGTTGTCCCCGGGTGTTTGAGCCGCACCTGACCGGAAGAGACCCGGAGTCATTAAAACACGTTTCACCCACAGCAGCGTTAGCTACCTAGCTAGCTAACTGGGAAGCTAACTAGCATACTTTGCTGGGCTAGCTCTCAGGAACAGAAACTCAGCGCTAAGCTAACGAAGCTGCAGCCTAACCTTACCTTGACCCTGGTGCCTCCGTCCCGCCATAGCGCCGcctggtgtctgtgtgtatttaagtgTAATTAGCTTGTTAGCCGGATGTTGTTGTAAGGGTTCACTTCTTCTCCGCTCAGATAAATACACAGGTCGGTGTCCCGCCTCCTGAGTAGCGCCACCAATGAGCGGGCTTCGTTCTGGTTCAGGGGCTCTGATTGGGTGTCTCGCCTGTCAGTCACAGTAAAGAGGCGGGTTGTTAataactgaggaaacaggattattttatatatattgaattatttgactataacaatatatatatattaataacaggataatatatatatatataaattaaaagcttttctttccttttgcaTTTCgagaataaagttaaaatgtcaTGTGAATTTGTTCTTCACTTGtatgatttctcttttttaatttacatgttcaaaatgaatgatttatcatcattactagtagtagtagtatttttattatttgtattgtcttaacatttctaaaaaacaaCCAtcagcctctctctttcttttcttttttttttttttatcgcaGCGGAGTGGTGCATCTGTCCAACAAAACGATCTTTGCTATCCTCCAATTTCAAATCCGTCCTCGCGCGAGCTCAGCCCCCTAGCGACGCTCCATGGTTACGAGCAGCAGGAAGCGCGCTCACGGTGGCGGGCtgggaacaacaacaacaacatgaacgCGGAGCCTCCGCAGGTAGTTTGTGTCTCTAACTCAAATGTCCTTTTGATAAAAGTCACCCGGTTATCGAGTCGGTCCTCGGGTAACTTCTCACGGAAGTCCGGGTCACGGTTAGCCAGCGGTGGCGTCTGACAGCGGCTAGCTAGCTGCTTTGCTAGCTGCTTTGCTAGCTGCTTTGCTAGTCCGTTAGCGAACTCAGTGGCCGACAAACAGTCTGTTAAAGTCTTTGTTGGTTAGAGGATCGTTTGTGTTGTTGGTCGGGAGGTCAGAGTCTGTGGGTTAACCAGGTTAAAGGTTCTAAATGTTTCTCACCAAGTTAGCTCACAGCTAACCTGTTGCTCCGAGCTGACTTTACAGGTCCAGTGTGCAACATGTCGCTGAAAGGATGTTtctgaatattaaataatcctgtcgatgttttcactcgtgagTTTCATCTAAttcgttttgttttgtttttacagtataatggaccttttatatttaaatactttatatttacatcagcagTGGGCCCTTggtacggaggccgccatgttttgttttttttacagttgcccAATCTGGACAAATTGAACAGATTGTAATcttgtgattttaaaaagtgctaGAGAGCTAAAGtataagataaaaaatatgtgttattaatgttgtggaaaatctgctgatcaatggtcaactcatcaatgaagaaagcgttcaggatatttattgaagcttggcccaggagaaaatcagaattcatccacacaacacctgtgcatgatgctctctcatctTCTGAAggctgctttcctgcagtcacactttaaaccccaacagatcattgaatctatgggtgtgcttgttcctaaacaatcaaatgtattttctagttatggagacagtagtgcctttttacgcagtctcatatctgtgatgtctagggagcgaaggctttgaccttcgccaagctctcgcacttcccaaacacaacagcctgttgcactcagccccagagaggacaagagagaccgtgtctatgaaaattccatgACAATTAATAATAGAATGGATgtgatgaatgaaataaataagtcTTGATGAGCAGACTGATCTAGTTTCATGAGGAGAGCCGTGACATGAAGTGACAGACGCTGACAGGGAGGACGTCCTGTAGTGAATGTTCTTTACTGTCTGACCCGCAGGTTGTAGAGAACGTGCAGGACATCGTTTTAAGCTTCCAAAGAAACTGCAGAGTTTTCTCATGTTTAATGTTACACAGCTGTGAGAAATGGCACTGACAGTAACGGTGTATGACCTTGTTTGGTGATGCGGTTCACAGAGAGTGGAGGCATCTCTTCAGCTGCCAGCCGATAAAGATGTGAGTCAGTCTGTCGGACAGTCCTCCATCAATCCTGGAGCCAGACAGGACCAGGGGCAGCCCAGGCTGGAAGCAGATGATCGGGAGCCTCTACAGGCCAGTGGACACGCTTTGGAGCTGGGTATGTACATTCAATAAAATAAGTTCactctctttcctcccctctttaaataatatattgaatACAATTCGATGATGCAGAATTGATGTATTACCTTAAATCTGTGTTGTGACTcagagaataaaatatattcttcgcagtatgtatttatataactgTATCTGTCTCATTCTTTTATCGTGTACGTGTAGAAAACTTAATTTCAATTTCATgacttttaaataattcatcacaATGTATTCCATTAGATTGGGAAGTTTGTGGCAGTGAGTGTTTGCATATGTTAACTTTGAAGGATTTCCGATTATGTCTTAAGTTAAATGCATGTTCATGTTGCGTGTGGATAACGTTCAGTATTTTCTGTGTCTTCAGAATTTCAAGACAGTAACTTGTCTCCAGCTCTTTCCCTCTTGCCTGTAAACTCTCGAGTGGACCACAACTTCACTGAATATTCTTTATTCcaacaaagtgaaaatgaatttgcTCCTTTAAGgtaaaaaactattaaaagttGATTATTGGATGTTTGGACATTATGGATGGATGTTTCCACATTAAagtatgagaaataaaaaattttATTACTCAATGTGCTTTTTCAAGGGCGTACCCTGACATGTCCATGGCATCAGAGAGATTTCACTTTCCGCCCCAGGATCGCACCACTCAGGCCTCCGAGCGTGGCTCACTGTCCCAGCACCCTTTGGCCCATGCAACCATCCTTTCTGAAGAAGGAACAAGCAGCCTATGCTCACTGTCCCAGCACAGTTTGCCACCAGGGGACGACGACCGAGAGGCATCTAGAGGTGATGGTGGTCACAGAGAGAAGCACTCTCAGACACTCACCGACCTTAAAAACAAGCTCGCAGGAGAGGCTGTAGAAGATGACACCTTCTTTCTGAGAAAGGACATCCCTGCCCAGCATCTTCTGGACATCCTTCAGAAAGAGGTAGGCATgccgagcagcagcagtagtgcGGTGTCCTCTGCCTCTGAGATGTCTGTGAAGAGCATTACATCTTATGCACAAGAGTCTAAAAGCTCTAAAATTGAATCAGGAACTCACCAAAGCTTTGCTAGAAGAGAAGGTCCACCTGGTGAAGCTTCTCTGCCCCAACAGCAGACGCAGCAACCTGACCCGTCCCAAACACTGTCATCTGAGGTCTGTAACATCACCATGGGTTCCCGCAGCACTCTACCTGATGACAGCAGCGAAGTGTTGTACAGGGAGCTGCTGTCTGAGGCTGAGAGGCACCGCAGCAGAGAAGCTGGATCAGTAAACCAACAGCAGAAAAGTGCTTCACCACCTGGTCAGTTTCTAACAGAGACATCCGATAGCAAACCAAGTGTGACCCGAAAAATTCTGAATGACCCGCCATGGACTGGGCCGTCTTCATCAGGTGTGGAAAGATTGCACAGAGAGCAAGACCTCTGGTCCTCAGGGAACCAAACAGGGATCGATGGGTCCTACCTGGGTTTCCTTCCACAGTCTCAGTCCACTCCAGGGGTTTTCAAGGCCCCACCCAAATCCAATGTCAAGGCTACATTGGGAAAACTGTCAGCCATAGAATCTGATAAAGACAGCTCGGATCAATCAAGGACAGGGATCTCTCCACAGCCGGCTGTTCCTGAGCCTGACGTCCATGGTCCAGACTCAGCAGATCAGTGCCACGAGGAACATACCTCCGCAAAAGTCCAGTCTCTTCCAAGTCTTAACTACATGCAGAAAGTAGACGCTTGGAGGGAGAATCAGAGCTCTGGCAAAACGTCACTGTTTGACAGTCTGGCACTGCAAGGATTTTCTGGTGTCTCGCCTAAAAAGAAAGCTTACGACGTAGTATCTGACTCCTTGAATCGCATCCTCAGTCAGCAGGTGAGGAGTGTACAGCAGCCTCTTGTTTCCAGTGCTCACAACGAGAATGTCCCACAGaaatcctctgcagctccttctGGCTCCGCCTCTCCGAGAAGAGGGGAAGCAGTGGGCAGCGCGCCCAGTGACAAAGATAACACTGGGTCTGCAGCAAGACCCTCCAGCTCACCCTCCGGCAGGTCGCAGTCCCACTCCTCTCTTAGCACAGTCGTCATGTCGGCccagaaagaaaatgagaagaaCGACGAGGTTCATCGTCGTCAGCCGAGTGCCTCTGCTCAGCCCTCACCTCTCGTGAACCTTGGTCAGTTCAGCGACGTATCACTTGATGTGACACTTTCAAGTTCCCAAGATAGTTACAACAATGGAGTTAAATTAGGAACTTCCATAGGAGCTTCTTCTGTCACCAGCCTGGAGGTGGATAATTATGCCCCGTACTGGACTTCTAAACTGTCGACAACACCCCCTCTGCCCGAACCACGAGAGCTCAACATTGAAGAACGAATTCCGGtaattgaaaaactaaaaaatgtttctttaaaatatgttttggaATGGAACAATTGATCATCAACTCCAGTTGTAGCAGTTGATTTTATGCTTTGCAGTGTATATAGATTCTGTCTGATTCTGTTGTGATGCTCTTTTTGGTTTCCTCTGCAGTTGTACCTCCACAACCTGGGTATCGACCAGTCTCCCGCAACAATATTAACTCCTTTTGCACCCAGAGGGCCAATCAGAGAACCTGAATTCTCTCCCACTGATCTCTGTACAATTAAAGGATCGATTGGAACCCCGACCAGGAGCACCCAACCCTCTGAAGGTaacttatgaaataaaaatgaaaagaataaaatgcatGTAGAATCTTTCATCCAATACTAGATCAGCTTTAACTGTTTtgcaaatgttcattttaataaccAATAAAGATGTGGCTAATACAAAAACTTATATTTACAGGTGGCAGTCCACATAAAGGAGAGTTTTCCAGGTGTAGTATTCTGTCAGTGGACTCTAGTGTTTCCATACCGTTTAGTCTGGACAGTCTTGGTCCGGCCATGTCGATCCCAGAGCCGACCAAGCGAGCATCTCCTCCAACTGATGCTGAAGCTGCCCAGACTGAATGCAGACTGACACCTGCCTCAAAGCGGGAAGACGACTCCCTCTCTTCCACATTGGAACTCAGCCAGCAGCAACAGAAGGACGGCACTTTAACCAGCAGCCAGAATACTTTCCTGCCAGGAGAGAGGTTTGACTCTGACCTCTCATCTATTACCCAGACGAGGAGCGGGGAAAGAGATTTGGAGTCTCCTTTACAGACAAGTCGTAGTTTGGGGAAAAGTGCAGAGGATTCTTTTGTGAGCTCTAAGGCCTTGTTGGAGATCCATAATCTACTCTCTCAGGCGGATAAAGCGTCGTCTGCTGGGTCTTCTGGAGCTTCCTCAGCCTCCCCTGCAGCTCGTCTGCTGTCTGATGACGACATACTCCTCTCCTTGAGGAGGAAAACCAGTAAAGTCCAGGATGCCTTCTCTGGAACTGAAGACCCCAGAACTCCTTCCTCCTCGCTGTGGGCCAGGTCGTCATCTGATTCCATGCTTACCTCAGAAAAACCAAGGCAAAGCTCTTTAGGTCGAGAAAGCATGACCTCATCATGGCAGCCTGATAATCCTTCCACACAATCTCTAACTACTGCACGTGCTGCAGGTTCAACCCTTGTTCTCTCCAAATCCGCCCGACGGGCGGAGCCTGAAGGCTGCAGTGCTGCACCTCCTGACAACAAAGTCCCAACACAACCACCAGCCATcaagtctccaccagctgtgaacacacagcagctcaTCTCTACATCTGCAGAGACGGCAGCTTTACTAGAGGTGGAAGAAAAGCCTGCGCCTGGAGGTCCTGCACAGAGTCGCTCCTCGTCGCCCGCTCCCGAGGACACAGATCAGGGAGCGTTGAGCGACGAGAGCAGCGAGAGCTCGCTGGCAGTCAGAGTGGCCAAGTTGCTCCAGAGTGAGTCTCCAGCCACCATGATGTCCAGTACACCCAGCATCACTGATCAagaggagagcagggccagaggTATGACCACTCAAAGGCTGTCGGAGTCTTAAAGTTTAACTAGTTTAACTTTCTCAACACCAACAAATTTCATGTGTGTCTAAAATCCTGCCGGACATTCTACACTGACtgagtttctttgtttctgaaacGTTTGACTTCAGTTTTTATGAAGCACTAACAGAACGAGGACCTTACTGGAATTGATCatattctttttcttcattAGGAATCTTTGTATTTAATATTCAGCCTGTGTTGATATAAGTCTTTCAGGTCTTCATAGCAGACATCTTATACTCAGCATCCGCTTTTGTTAGTCCTCATACACAACAACGTCGAGCCCAGAAAACATAATTAGACTATTTTCAAATGTTCATCAGgacaaaagtgtgtgtttatgttgcagAGTGGATCAAACTGAAGATATCAGGTCAGCAGTGTGAGCCTCTGGAGCTGGACGTAGAAGATAGAAGAAGGATTGAAGAGATCAAAAAAGAGCTGCTGTTAAAATACCCCATGAAGGTAAAGCACTTCATTGTCTGAAACGCAGCAACCGCTGTAGAGACGGTTGAAAATTTGAGTATAATGCAACTTGAAACcatgtattttaatattcattttgaAATCTCTCTGTCCTCGTCTGCACAGTACAGCTCTCACTGTTAAGGTAACTGATGTGTGTCAGTTGGTGGTttgaagcctttttttttttttaaacagcgtGCTGTTAACATTGCTTTGTTTGGTTCCATTGTTCTTTTGCTTTCTCTTTGCACGTGAGAGTTTTCTACAAACTCTTCCCTGGTCTGGATCCAGGTTTGGCTGCAGTGCTGAAACGTTTTGATGTGACTCTTTGTGAATTCGCAGGATGAGGTAAACATTTTTTAGTCTCATGGTTTAACACActcttttgctttttctttcttcctccagaGCCAGTTGAGTACAGATACAGAGAGCAGCGCAGGATCCAGTGTCAGAGTCCAGAGGGGACAGGATCCACCTCAGTCTGCAGGGATGTTCACCACCCCCGATGATGCAACCAACCTGATGTCTCAGCCTCTGCATGGCCTCAGAACCAACCTGTCTGACTCCAGCGTGCAAAACCCTCATCGCCCAGAAACTCTAGAAGCTCAAGTACAGAAGATTGCTGCTCGAGAAGGAGTTACCCTCCCCAGAACAAACCCTCGGGCCCTCACATCCATCTCTATCGCCACCTGCAGGCGCTCCACttccccttctccctccacgTCGCCTGCACCTCCCATCAGCCCAGCCTCAGAGCCACTCCACCCGAGCGAGCTC contains:
- the LOC109641248 gene encoding uncharacterized protein isoform X2 → MAGRRHQGQGAAQTPGDNVDASMLQEAVADLLRSNMVRIQGADHFMKILSTGVFNTKPFYPEEDFSYSDVSDCDDDDDDDEDDGFYSHKAAHQPKEPHSRITELTDEMADKLEMITKAEDERCKEKKEKNKRKKMELDFNNSYAVKSVPEETCNQKPAQKSKLVEVPQLKEEKPKVVENPVVQKKKEEKHEANEEKTTDPTAEEHAKRSRELAGTGNRLAASGQFEMAIKCFTDAIKFNPREYRLFGNRSLCYERTEQFENALRDADLALCMAPNWIKGLFRKGKALCGLKRYYEASLIYEEVLQLESSSAEAKQELKRAQTLHLMEMGFSWAQSNEALKTHVTLEEAVEALFAGHNTPQGAGVSEDNTDEPSLQEDEGEDEEWTVLQANRSRGQQVKVSGLISDPLQNGSKSESPTRHLRGSVKPELFSIWVGSLAPAVTYALLHELFSRVGVIYSIKMLLEHECAFVNYTRMEDCDRAIQCFNGMVLEGALLTVRYPIKGHGGLNLYKKECFFWRTTGCTRQDCTFKHVPEHKNIDRDKFTKRLGYANIS
- the LOC109641248 gene encoding uncharacterized protein isoform X1, with translation MAGRRHQGQGAAQTPGDNVDASMLQEAVADLLRSNMVRIQGADHFMKILSTGVFNTKPFYPEEDFSYSDVSDCDDDDDDDEDDGFYSHKAAHQPKEPHSRITELTDEMADKLEMITKAEDERCKEKKEKNKRKKMRKKEKKRVEKENAVQNILPEEESGKSDSSKIQEESPSTENNAEANKSPECDKTPNATEAAGREILATINIKEEEEEKELDFNNSYAVKSVPEETCNQKPAQKSKLVEVPQLKEEKPKVVENPVVQKKKEEKHEANEEKTTDPTAEEHAKRSRELAGTGNRLAASGQFEMAIKCFTDAIKFNPREYRLFGNRSLCYERTEQFENALRDADLALCMAPNWIKGLFRKGKALCGLKRYYEASLIYEEVLQLESSSAEAKQELKRAQTLHLMEMGFSWAQSNEALKTHVTLEEAVEALFAGHNTPQGAGVSEDNTDEPSLQEDEGEDEEWTVLQANRSRGQQVKVSGLISDPLQNGSKSESPTRHLRGSVKPELFSIWVGSLAPAVTYALLHELFSRVGVIYSIKMLLEHECAFVNYTRMEDCDRAIQCFNGMVLEGALLTVRYPIKGHGGLNLYKKECFFWRTTGCTRQDCTFKHVPEHKNIDRDKFTKRLGYANIS